ttataatttcggcctgttctcgcacagtgtagggaaacctgactacctatattaataataccgtCCAAAACGGCATTCATTACGGCACTCAGGGACAGCTTCTATATACCAGACCTATaggataagatttaacagaactaaatattatatccaaacaagcctcagtgataaagttgaagattataatatttataaaaaacacttggctgtctgccatttctctctggaaacagccggttgcccCCAGAGGACCTgcatttggaccgggatggcacggttccggcgtATTGCCCTCtttactggacccaattcagtacatagatccaagacaGCAGctttaaggcccagacacacagaccagcggcagaaaaggcagttggactgatcagtctccccgagttggtcaaaaaagtgcctcggaacacacaaAAGCGAGGAGACGTCATGCGTCTCAATAGCAGCAGGcgccgctaatctgtattgtcgcccaaaaatgaaaaccagcagctgattggacgaacgcgtcacgtgggtctggtttctccggaaattcaaagagactgtcatggcggctcgttcagaatacgatctcatattgtactaaaatagttcaccgaaacgtgtttctgaaaacattttaagagagaaataggccgtgcagttgctgaatctgtcttcatttcagatcaacaaaggtcagtttagaagattttcgtcagattttgagagactctagtcacgctcatcccgctccccgtttccgggttagcactttTGAAATTCGgactgataacgaggacattaagggtaacgattgcgcgagagcttaacggctgtatttccagacttttgACATTTAATGACATATGCACcatattaaagacagatatttagttatgtacattgtgttctgcagttatctaatgctagggtatttgatgccatcctgtattccatggagtcgggccatctcctcctcctgtgctCCGTAACGGATgatgtgacggtgagacagcgccgattaaatattaagaacacatttttatttaagatttgagttggaggtgtttatggaacaattatcactcagtacaatcgcaaataacactgctggatttaatcttcatggtaaacgTGGACGATATGGAGTGAAAGagtgtgcgtgaggcatcaatacttgaaagtATTACGAGTAATtgttattcccacatttactttctgcagtctgacttcagttcaccacctcatattttcagccccgttttgtgcggatgccacgtttataaatgggACCCGaggtccttttacatgcacaaatggagagatgtcagagtgaagggggctgcgactgctggaTAGGCGCCCTGGGCGGTTGGGGgagttcggtgccttgctcaaggaggTGAACtcgcacctctccagctaccagtccacgcTCCGTACTTTGGTCCAAACGCCTCCTTGCCCCGCGGCGCGTACTTTAGGGCAgcggggcaaggaggcatttcattggttttTTTTCCAAGCGGACCGCGAGggcgaggcagtgattggtgggcgttgttacaggattacagcagctacaggcGACGGATGTTTGTCgttcctttttcagagcccagaagttatttattgctgtcggggtgtgaagaccatttcaaacaatatataaaaagtgtATACCGGAAAGAGtaaccaaccctgcctttaaaaaCCAAAACTGACACAAGGCATAAAACACAGTGCTACATTCACATCTTTCCTTATGAACTCCTCTAACTGTATGTACACGCTGGGTCCCACGCTGACAGCTAGTGGTTCTTTGCCTtgtccttcctcttcttctcttgGTATTCAAGGATCTTTCTGTGAAATATTCCTGCAAGACAGAAAGGACAGGAGCGTGAGTCAGTGCACCGTACCGACACCAAGTTGTTTTAACATGAGTTACCAACACTTAGTCACTTTTGATAGTAAAATATGAAATGCTTTTGAATGTGATAATTAGACAGTTAAAAGTTGACCAGACTTGAAATTTTAATAATTAAACTGTTCACTGTATTAAACTTTATTAAACGACCTCATCAAACTAATGCTAATGTCAATGATAAAGATGAGTTGTTCTTAGTGTATATGTTGTTCAAGCTAGGATTTTCACGTTGTATTGTTGAATGCTAACAAAGAGCAGTAGCCTTtacagggttttccctgccattataCGGCTTGGGCACACCGCCTAAATGTATTTGCGCCCCGCCTAAAagctgtttgtgtatgtatgtatgtatgtatgtgtgtgtgtgtgtgtgtgtgtgtgtgtgtgtgtgtgcgcctgtctgtgtgtgtgtgtgtgtgtgtctgtctgtctgtctgtgtgtctgtctttgtgtgtgtgtgtgtgtgtctgtgcgtctgtctgtctgtgtgtgtctgtctgtctgtctgtctgtctgtctgtctgtgtgtgtgtgtgtgtgtgcgtctgtctgtgtctgtctttgtgtgtgtgtgtgtgtgtgtctgtgcgtgtttgtgtgcgtctgtctgtctgtgtgtgtctgtctgtctgtctgtctgtgtgtgtgtgtgtgtgtgtgtgtgtgcgtctgtctgtgtgcgtctgtgtgtatgtgtgtgtgtgtgtgtgtgtgtgcgtgtttgtgtgtgtgtgcatctctgtctgtctgtctgtctgtctgtctgtctgtctgtgtgtgtgtgtgtgtgtgtgtgtgtgtgcgtctgtctgtgtgcgtctgtgtgtatgtgtgtgtgtgtgtgtgtgcgtgcgcgtgtttgtgtgtgtgcatctctgtctgtctgtgtgtgtgtgtgtgtgtgtgtgcgtgtgtgtgtgtgtgggtgggtgcgtgcgtctgtctgtgtgtgtctgtgcgtgtgtgtgtgtgtgtgtgcgtgtgtgtgtgtgtgtgtgcgtctgtctgtgtgtgtctgtgcgtgtgtgtttgtgtgtgtgtgcgtctgtgtgtgtgcgtctgtctgtctgtctgtgtgtgtgtgtgtgtgtgtgtgtgtgtgtgtgtgtgtgtgtgtgtgtgtgtgtgtgtgtgtgggtgcgtctgtctgtgtgtgtccgtgtgcgcgtgtagagctgtaatcgggccttaaaagttcggccccaCAAGCCCCGAGCctgacagaattcggcccgagccagacaagtacattttgattgacagctttttaaaatgcacacagctcttttgccttttgtcaagaatgagtcatttatacattttttaacataatttattcatgactaatgGAGGCTATAGGGCAcgtggaagttggaacaaagaaataaaagaagtcctccagaggccagcctccgtttcacctcctcagcatccattttcgcgctaatcAAAACGCATCACCAGaccgcaagcccgagcccgagcccgtgtaaaatgatagaaattaagatcgtgttcgggcaaagatcttcagctctgcgtgcgtctgtctgtgtgtgtgtgtgcgcgtgtgtgcgtgtgtgtgtgtcagtcctCACCTTGCTGCGGTCcagcctgctgctgctccacCTCCTGGATAAACAGGTCAAACATCTGCGTCTGGATGAACTTCTTGACAAAGTGTCGCGTTGTCTTGGAATCAATGGCCTTGTAGAAACTTCTCTTTTCAAACACCCCCTGCCCTCCAGCACGGCTGCATCTCACATACGAGGAGTAATGGCCGACTGTTTTCACAAAGAAGTGCAGGAAGGCTTCCGACACCACCCGGTTCATCTCCTCCACCGCTGAAAGAAAGGACCGGCAACATTCGTGGTGATAACACTACATTTCTGTTCCTAACTCATACACCGGTGTTTGATTTTGGTTGCAGTTTACTCACTTAATACTTTTTGTCTGTTACTTAGTTCCTCTAGTATTTCAGTTTGGAGCTTCGGGGGCAGAATAGAGCTTTCGTCACCAATCTGGAAAAGGAagattactatttaagacaaaaGTTTAAACTTggactagtctggatcaacgacagTTCAGTTCCCGGATAACCAGCGATGTGGGTTGCCGCTGTCTAACTCCTaatttccaccggttgcggaacggctccgtgctccgccgtccatcaatacccaccaggtccggatttgttgcggcacgtctgactgacagctgtagtcacgaggacccacgagatctcgcaaattcaagtagaatagaaccacaaaaccaacaacagttagtttccatccagaggagtagaggggaaactactctgagctgtgttttcaaggtgtagtgcagggagatatgatccgccgtgagcacgtggtattttactttgaaaattaaccggatttttattttgtttctgtgcttgacttcctgtcccgcactatctgccgtgtgctgaattgctgtggagctctccggcgtccggcaaaaatagaagctctgcgtatctgctccggagggctgcagaCCGCCAGAGCTGGGACGCAGTAGggacgcagccgttctgcagtcagtggaaatacacacattgactttaatggaaacctaatgactccgcggCCGTTCCGCAACCGTTCCACAGACGGTGGAAATCAGGAGTAACTTcgttctcttcgggaaacaccaaacttcgagctagaaagctacacgctgaaaatttggatggtgcaacaagccaggcctgcttggttctttcagggaatgattgtaaagatttacaaagaatatgtttacagcagttactctctaactgggaggttttgggactgattggtgggattgctgtggacgaagtacacacggagatacactggtaagagctaatgaggtttaaccatgtatcagctaatttaaatagctcacgttactgtattgtgtcaacagttaacttcatttaacccttgtgttgtcttcccgggtaaaaacaaaatcaaaaattaagccttttttttaacgttcttgccacttttttcaaggtttatgtttgtttttttgcggGGCTTTTTTCTTTACCACCGGattcaccactaacaccaacttattagtgttacacttattttttggaattcatgaccaataaacctcatttatatgaaatcaTACCTATTTTTTGAGTGCTGacagctgaaattatgaattattttgactaatagttaaaatCAGAGTAACATATGTTGAGAGAATCTCAGACTGGCATGTGTccaagtttagtcaggatactgtatTGAAacaatttcattttctttttttttttttcaaatgcaataacattaaataaaacaccccaaaataaatgaaagtacTCAAGTGATCATTAATTATACTCAAAAGAGTGTTTCTATGAAACCATTTGTGTAATGTTTgtgcaatttggttgaaagaaagccaaaattctgatatagaaactttgaaaacgggtcaaatttgacccgaggacagcAGGAGGGCGTTTTCTGGGGCTggatgcaaatgttccaccaaaacaacttcctccctgagactatttagcagagccaccatcgctgcgtctgcccaagacgattacGACTGGTATTGTCCTTCGTGTCCACGTGAAATTGCATCACATAGTACGCGAGGGTCACCCACCAGGCCAAtgcaaaaacatcaaatataAACTGAACGGGTCCCGGggacccgaaggacaacacaagggttaagaaatgtaaacaacccagagcgtttttctttcttcctcctatcccagaatgcatctgtggtgtagccagaccttagtccacagtgctgtggagatagagctggctaTACTAGACTAAACTTGGACTAAATGTTTCCTCTGAAATTCAAAAAGTAGAATCGATAACCAAAAGATTATTTAATCAATTTTTGTTGCGAGGACACTTACTGAAACGATAAATGTCTCCTTTTTATCCTCAGACAAGTCGACCAACAGCAGCTGTGTCACAGGAAGAAGGAAAAAGCAGAATAAGGAGTCCAgcaaacacacagatatatgttcatgttgtgagttgtatgttttgtattttgttaaaatatgaaaaataaaaaagttggtaATCACAGTGTTTGGTGTCTGGCGGCCCGCCACGgtaaaatttctgccgccacggtatcagaaatggggcagacgcacaacagggtttccgctatgtacaccACGCACTTCAGCCGTTTATGAAAattcataaagtcgtaattacacgactctgcagagccgtctgctctactgaactcgagcaaactgtcatccgctctctctcccctttagggtgagcaaaggaacagtgacaggacgtcatcactcgcaaagtcatggcaaccaaataaacaacacggcgagtactacttgtcactcaatcttaggcaaagtgacaaacagcgacgaaagccgcgacatgaaatcTGCACTCACGCGgttcccgtgaaatatgacagctacagtttatagGAAAATAGCACCGTGGACACTgaagttgatgaatttactgtttatcagacggaccccagatgagacaagaaactaacgttagcgaacgctgcggtaacggtccctctgcctctgactcccGTTGCAGGAGaacgctgtattcctccgacacgctgtagtaacgttactgatttaaaaccgttttaaaccgctcaaaaccaacatgagaaacgtagctagtaatgttcactcagcgttttgttgttaaactgtgtgtaaaatgaacGGTGACGTAAAatcaccctacggtaccgtctatttgctggatggtttcaaggtaaccGTCGGTAGCTAACATTTGCAGATAAGCCCGTACTTTGACGTTGAAAGAAattctagaggaaacactgcctTGTACAAATGAATGTCAAGTTTCGGTTGCTTATAGAGGTTTTTGTTGTGTTCTCCGTGACAACTCACATCACTCTGGTCGGTGACCTGGTCCAGCAGGCGCTTCTGGACTCCCAGCAGGTAGGGCGTGGGGGCCATCACTACGTCGATCAGGATCTCCGGAACGATGGAGATCAAGGTGTGCTGCCAGGTGAAGGGGTAGAGCAGGGCTGCTACTGCATGAATGACTTGGGATAATGtgctgtggagagagagagagagagagagagagagagagagagagagagagacgattTCAGAACTGATTCTAAACTAATTGTCCAGGTTTGATCGGCAGATTTGTTGAAACTAGGGCTGATGTGTTCTGGTCCGTTGGTTGATATGCTTGTGTTGCTGGTGTTACGCCACCTGCACACGATCCACGGTAAAACTGCTCTGGCTCGCTGGCCGTTCCACCGTTTTCCTACGGGGGAGAGCGGGGCTGTCCAAGTAGGCGCTCCCAGCGCTACCCTTGGCGTCGCGCACCGCTTGGAATTGCCACCGAGCTCTGCGCTCAAAGTTCTATTTATTTCAACCTAACAGTTATTTTCAGTATTGATGACTGTGCCAATTATTGTCCCGAATAATCATTTGACCGATGTCATTGTAATATAAAGAGCCCAAACACATCACATCTTTAAATTTCATTTTTTGTCTgatcaaaaatacaaaaatctgtTGACTGCAAATTGTTGACAGTGAAAAGCAGCGCATTCAAACattggagaagctggaaccagggGAAAAATACTTAAATGGTTAATTTATGGCTGCAACTAATACTAAAATAACTACATTTTCATTATTAAGCAAGCAATATTTTTGACAATGCGGATGTAAGACACGGATCTGAGTTTTGCCTAACCTTACTCAAACACCTCTGACACTGCTGGATTTCGGCTTTGTTTACTTCAGTAGTTATTGCAGCTCTCAGTCACTGTAAAGCCGTATTACGGAGTCAGATGATAAATTGGATGTTTTAACCATTCATTTTGACTGCAGTCATGTCATTTGGGAACTATCTTGGATTATGATTTCCTTTGATGCCAACACTGACTTTAAAGAAAAGCAAACCAAAGACTGTTTttcttaaaggtacactgtgtagtgtttgaagtattttatcagctaaaatcaatgtcttcattcataaatatgtcctcattggtgtaaaatgacctctgccaatgatctgacttatcctcgtaagcaaagaatttcttatctgtatttacattggacgtgcaagtccaaggaggcttccatgtcgtcccgccattttgaaaaactctaATCCCTGAGAGGGACATAgagcactagcctacctgtctagctaatccacaacgcgttttcGTTCAGAGTCAGCGTCAcatgactgaaaccagctgaaacggagaaggagatcagtgagaggtgCTTGTCACTgctccggcaaatttgaaagcctgcactgcactttagttcataatggaggatcatacttatgccgagccacttgagaaggaatcctcgtcgccaaaaaagcgaaaattggaagacatgttgtcatagcttcttggtcCATAGTGGCTACCGTAGctgcaacacgcatttgaaaaagcgaggtgctagagagcactattcgtttgaatgcaaaatacaatttcaccgctagacgggagaaattcctacacaatGTACCTTAAAGGATGCTCACAAGCTTAAGTGTTTCATTGGCTATGTTTGCTATGAGCTGTTGATTCGGTAATCTCTGTGTGAGAAACAAAAACTTGTGAGTGTGTGCCGTAAACTGTAAATGGTCACTGGTGTACGTTTAAATGATCTGTGCCACTTGTATCAAGCTAGAGCCACAGAGAAAGCTCGGGTCATCTTGCTGGACTCCACCCAGCGTTGCATGAATAAGCTTGCGGCGATCTCcgtggcatgtgtgtgtgtgtgtgtgtgtgtgtgtgtgtgtgtgtgtgtctgtgtgagtgtgtaatgTTACCCCAGTTCATCAGCGATGAAAACGATCCGTCTCTCCAAGATGGCGGAAGCAAACACCAGTAAAACCTCCGCGTCTGTCAGGCAGTCGAAGAGTGTGGCGAAGTTTACGTGCTCCAGCCAGGAATCCAACGGCCGGGTCAGACTGATGATCTAGGGGAGAGTCACCACTGTCACAAATAGGCATGGACCGGTTACCGCtttcaaggtataccgcggTTTAAAAAAGGTCTtggtttcaaaaccactaaaacTTTTCTGTCATAACGTTCCTAAGGTatcagggatgcaccaaatccaggattcggcttcggattaggccaaatattgggctttttgatggggttcggtttctgccggaATTGTTTTCCACTGAAccaaaccctacgcttgcactacgcgcgctacgctggtcgacgtaatgccggcgccgttgattacgggaaggtgtttacgtaggtggagcgttcaatgcagtaggctgtgagaaagtgaacatgaactcgtgagcagaaaaagtgtagtttggcagtactttcagtcaaaagaaggccattcaagtccagctacatgttcaatttacaatgctgattagtctggtggtggcgaggaccctaaactatacacaacatcaccgctgttacaacatctggtatgaaacatctggaagaatatgagttgtgcatgaaggaatctacagacagcagccaaaatgcagcaacttcaggtacggcaaaggaaggacagtcacagctaaaaactggtGTTAACCAGACGACCATTACCAGCTTATTACaatgctgtggacgttgtttacttcattaatgtgtttactgtgttaatggactgaggatgggagtaggattcggtattcggttttcGATTTgacagaatcttaaccagtggattcggtattcggccgaaccccagaaatctggattcggtgcatccctataaGGTATGAGCCGTTTTTTCATCAGtcttcaaggacagaaagtgcagtttagaaatccgACTCCCTGCCAGCGTGCAgtgtgtttcaaaataaaatacattgtgttcaatggaaaaaaagtttttttacccagacatttaaaaaaaaaagaatacattgAAATGCTGCCACCAagacaaaaagagaaatgaCTCTGTGGATGTGCATAGTCTTTTGTTACCGTATTTACTCAGTAAAGAAAGCACACACAGTTTGATGGCACAGATACCAGAACTCTACGTGGACTCTCAGGAGCAGAAGGAAAGAGTTTTGTTGACTGACCTCAGTGCCCGACTCAGGAATGAAGCTCTTAATCTCCACAGTGTTTCCCGGAGCGGGAAATGGAGCCTCCCTCAGCTTCTGCATGAATGGGTAGATCATCGCCATGGAGATCTGCCGCCGCTTCTCCACCTCGTCAaatatctgcacacacacatatagtatagattagagctgtcaatcttcctctatgataccattcaaatttctttcttttttttctttttttatattcgaATAATATTCGACCCCTGTACTGCACGGTTAGCTCCGTGaagttgtactaacgttactcggtacgtaacgttagctccgtgaagttgtactaacgttactcggtacgtaacgttagctccgtaatgttgtactaatgttactcggtacgtaacgttagctccgtgaagTTAGCTCCGTGaagttgtactaacgttactcggtacgtaacgttagctccgtgatgttgtactaatgttactcggtacgtaacgttagctccgtgaagTTAGCTCCGTGaagttgtactaacgttactcggtatgtaacgttagctccgtgatgttgtactaacgttactctgtacgtaacgttagctccgtgatgttgtactaacgttactcggtacgtaacgttagctctgtgaagttgtactaacgttactcggtacgtaacgttagctccgtgatgttgtactaacgttactctgtacgtaacgttagctccgtgatgttgtactaacagTATTGGTCGATCCCTACTATGAATCGCCagcaataagtgttttttttttttggacatggaACATAATCGTGTaacattgaacagtcaaacatTTATCATAAAAgttctaataataaaaaactattccaataaaaaaaaaaactagcagTATTTTCCTGTAAACTGAAATGTCTGATCTGCCTCAGTTCAACAGCAGCATCTACTGTACATATTACACCTTCTACGATCATGTTAAAGAAAGgaataacaaataaaagaaagatccacagaaaataggacatttctgtaaaacaatctgtgatatgtaacattattccagcattggtcaaaaaacagtaaatataggcctaataataaaaagaggaataaaaaaatgttaaaccaaatgttataaacattcaactaaatattgccCATTTGATTAGCTAATCACATTCTTTCAAAATGgtgattttgatttgaaaaacGATTAATTGCTCAGCCCTAATTTCAGTTTatattttaaagctatagtgcgtagtttctgtacgtaacgttagctccgtgatgttgtactaacgttactcggtacgtaacgttagctccgtgatgttgtactaatgttactcggtacgtaacgttagcttagaccCCAATGCTtggacctcacaatgccttgtgtttctcactcccgctaactTAATAAAACGTGACATGAGtgacacatgcgggtaggccaaggcgagaagagggagattagctaacattagccaacacatttataaaaaagtcacatttgaataataatttcagcattcaaatagtattaatttttt
The genomic region above belongs to Sander lucioperca isolate FBNREF2018 chromosome 12, SLUC_FBN_1.2, whole genome shotgun sequence and contains:
- the LOC116058448 gene encoding DENN domain-containing protein 2D isoform X1, translating into MDKTSQQAQVMLEQQLSPNTRRSFNFSSLRIKKRHNSNEEGGFTRRRGLLSFSSVRETSRKEAVPDEDGASQHYCPQDLVKNTGEQPKANLTSDVAGKHTAIPSGHDEGGRQGALKRFSARFPSFRKGKRDKVKDVEPTEPLGPVVADNASRQHRYASGQYFFEYLVVVSLKKTKDGSSYEPQITYQFPKRDGMAKFQKEEEEKTLKALTLFCFPEGINWAPLTEYHSETFSFVLTEVDGSRRNGYCRRLLPGGKGARPPEAYCIISTLACFGLFSKIFDEVEKRRQISMAMIYPFMQKLREAPFPAPGNTVEIKSFIPESGTEIISLTRPLDSWLEHVNFATLFDCLTDAEVLLVFASAILERRIVFIADELGTLSQVIHAVAALLYPFTWQHTLISIVPEILIDVVMAPTPYLLGVQKRLLDQVTDQSDLLLVDLSEDKKETFIVSIGDESSILPPKLQTEILEELSNRQKVLTVEEMNRVVSEAFLHFFVKTVGHYSSYVRCSRAGGQGVFEKRSFYKAIDSKTTRHFVKKFIQTQMFDLFIQEVEQQQAGPQQGIFHRKILEYQEKKRKDKAKNH
- the LOC116058448 gene encoding DENN domain-containing protein 2D isoform X10, giving the protein MSETAIRRRKGPGLTNFMSRWTAIPSGHDEGGRQGALKRFSARFPSFRKGKRDIKDVEPTEPLGPVVADNASRQHRYASGQYFFEYLVVVSLKKTKDGSSYEPQITYQFPKRDGMAKFQKEEEEKTLKALTLFCFPEGINWAPLTEYHSETFSFVLTEVDGSRRNGYCRRLLPGGKGARPPEAYCIISTLACFGLFSKIFDEVEKRRQISMAMIYPFMQKLREAPFPAPGNTVEIKSFIPESGTEIISLTRPLDSWLEHVNFATLFDCLTDAEVLLVFASAILERRIVFIADELGTLSQVIHAVAALLYPFTWQHTLISIVPEILIDVVMAPTPYLLGVQKRLLDQVTDQSDLLLVDLSEDKKETFIVSIGDESSILPPKLQTEILEELSNRQKVLTVEEMNRVVSEAFLHFFVKTVGHYSSYVRCSRAGGQGVFEKRSFYKAIDSKTTRHFVKKFIQTQMFDLFIQEVEQQQAGPQQGIFHRKILEYQEKKRKDKAKNH
- the LOC116058448 gene encoding DENN domain-containing protein 2D isoform X8; translated protein: MSETAIRRRKGPGLTNFMSRWSEQPKANLTSDVAGKHTIPSGHDEGGRQGALKRFSARFPSFRKGKRDKVKDVEPTEPLGPVVADNASRQHRYASGQYFFEYLVVVSLKKTKDGSSYEPQITYQFPKRDGMAKFQKEEEEKTLKALTLFCFPEGINWAPLTEYHSETFSFVLTEVDGSRRNGYCRRLLPGGKGARPPEAYCIISTLACFGLFSKIFDEVEKRRQISMAMIYPFMQKLREAPFPAPGNTVEIKSFIPESGTEIISLTRPLDSWLEHVNFATLFDCLTDAEVLLVFASAILERRIVFIADELGTLSQVIHAVAALLYPFTWQHTLISIVPEILIDVVMAPTPYLLGVQKRLLDQVTDQSDLLLVDLSEDKKETFIVSIGDESSILPPKLQTEILEELSNRQKVLTVEEMNRVVSEAFLHFFVKTVGHYSSYVRCSRAGGQGVFEKRSFYKAIDSKTTRHFVKKFIQTQMFDLFIQEVEQQQAGPQQGIFHRKILEYQEKKRKDKAKNH
- the LOC116058448 gene encoding DENN domain-containing protein 2D isoform X9 — its product is MSETAIRRRKGPGLTNFMSRWTAIPSGHDEGGRQGALKRFSARFPSFRKGKRDKVKDVEPTEPLGPVVADNASRQHRYASGQYFFEYLVVVSLKKTKDGSSYEPQITYQFPKRDGMAKFQKEEEEKTLKALTLFCFPEGINWAPLTEYHSETFSFVLTEVDGSRRNGYCRRLLPGGKGARPPEAYCIISTLACFGLFSKIFDEVEKRRQISMAMIYPFMQKLREAPFPAPGNTVEIKSFIPESGTEIISLTRPLDSWLEHVNFATLFDCLTDAEVLLVFASAILERRIVFIADELGTLSQVIHAVAALLYPFTWQHTLISIVPEILIDVVMAPTPYLLGVQKRLLDQVTDQSDLLLVDLSEDKKETFIVSIGDESSILPPKLQTEILEELSNRQKVLTVEEMNRVVSEAFLHFFVKTVGHYSSYVRCSRAGGQGVFEKRSFYKAIDSKTTRHFVKKFIQTQMFDLFIQEVEQQQAGPQQGIFHRKILEYQEKKRKDKAKNH